A window from Salinigranum halophilum encodes these proteins:
- a CDS encoding SDR family oxidoreductase, whose protein sequence is MTESVWDLFDLEGRVAIVTGGYGQLGSQMCDALAEAGANVVVAARTYEKCVEKAEELSAEHGEAMAVEVDVTDEDAVERMVETVVDEFGAIDILVNNAYDAHGYGVAFEDLTVDEWERTLEGVVTQTFLCSQKALPYIRESDHGTIVNIGSHYGVVAPDHRVYGDADINNPPTYGAAKAGVIQFTRWLASYLAADGIRVNSISPGGFYNEEMEDIDDYTEVFVPEYEHRTPLGRMGDETDMKGIIVYLASDASKWMTGQNLVLDGGWTAW, encoded by the coding sequence ATGACTGAATCTGTCTGGGACCTGTTCGACCTCGAGGGACGGGTCGCAATCGTCACAGGAGGGTATGGCCAACTCGGGTCACAGATGTGCGACGCGCTCGCCGAGGCAGGCGCGAACGTCGTCGTCGCCGCACGAACGTACGAGAAGTGCGTCGAGAAGGCCGAAGAGCTCTCCGCAGAACACGGCGAGGCGATGGCCGTCGAGGTAGACGTGACCGACGAGGACGCCGTCGAGCGGATGGTCGAGACAGTGGTCGACGAATTCGGTGCAATCGACATCCTCGTGAACAACGCGTACGATGCCCACGGGTACGGCGTCGCGTTCGAGGACCTCACTGTCGATGAGTGGGAACGCACTCTCGAGGGAGTCGTCACGCAGACATTCCTCTGCTCACAGAAGGCACTCCCGTACATCCGTGAGAGCGACCACGGAACCATCGTCAACATCGGGAGCCACTACGGTGTCGTCGCGCCCGACCACCGTGTCTACGGAGATGCGGACATCAACAACCCGCCGACGTATGGCGCGGCGAAGGCCGGCGTCATCCAGTTCACCCGGTGGCTCGCATCCTACCTCGCTGCGGACGGGATTCGCGTCAACTCGATCAGTCCGGGCGGGTTCTACAACGAGGAGATGGAAGACATCGACGACTACACCGAGGTGTTCGTCCCCGAGTACGAACACCGGACGCCGCTTGGACGGATGGGTGACGAGACGGACATGAAGGGAATCATCGTCTACCTCGCGTCGGACGCCAGCAAGTGGATGACCGGGCAGAACCTCGTCCTCGACGGCGGGTGGACGGCGTGGTAG
- a CDS encoding acylneuraminate cytidylyltransferase family protein: MIRDERVVAVIPARGGSTTVPRKNLRDLGGKPLVAWPIDVARETEYVDRTLVTTDDAEIASTAREFGAEVVDRPPELATDDALVIDALRHLVETLREEGEDAAYLVMLEPTSPLRAVEDVEACLDLLVDEAQTHDSVATFTEAELSPHRYWDIDDGVPTPYHENADPWLPRQQQPTAYELTGAVYAFEIDALPDDGTSLLFDEPGAVLMPRERSVDIDTELDLTFAKVLVEEGIHERKKDPDAGVTPGHD, translated from the coding sequence ATGATACGTGACGAACGAGTTGTCGCGGTGATTCCCGCCCGAGGGGGAAGCACGACGGTTCCGCGAAAGAACCTCCGCGACCTCGGTGGAAAACCACTCGTGGCGTGGCCGATCGACGTCGCACGGGAAACCGAGTACGTGGACAGAACACTCGTGACCACGGACGACGCAGAGATCGCGTCCACAGCCCGCGAGTTCGGCGCAGAGGTCGTCGATCGTCCACCAGAACTCGCGACGGACGATGCACTCGTGATCGATGCGCTCCGTCACCTCGTCGAAACGCTGCGCGAGGAAGGCGAGGACGCCGCGTATCTCGTCATGCTCGAACCGACGAGTCCCCTGCGAGCTGTCGAAGACGTCGAGGCCTGCTTAGACCTCCTCGTCGACGAGGCGCAGACACACGACTCCGTCGCGACCTTCACGGAAGCAGAGCTGAGTCCGCACCGCTACTGGGATATCGACGACGGTGTCCCGACACCGTATCACGAGAACGCCGACCCTTGGCTCCCTCGGCAGCAGCAGCCGACTGCGTACGAACTCACGGGAGCGGTCTACGCATTCGAGATCGACGCGCTTCCCGACGACGGGACGTCACTCCTCTTCGACGAGCCCGGGGCAGTGTTGATGCCGCGTGAGCGCTCGGTCGACATCGACACCGAGCTCGACCTCACGTTCGCGAAGGTGCTCGTCGAGGAGGGCATCCACGAACGAAAGAAAGACCCCGATGCAGGAGTCACACCCGGACATGACTGA
- a CDS encoding oxidoreductase, whose protein sequence is MTNRFGIENKSVVVTGGAGLLGSAICTALDEQGGHVVVADVDQRRAVAVAEDLSDARAVEADVTSETDVEALIETTVDEFDGLDILVNAAYPRNDQYGRRYEQVDIDDWRENVNNHLAGCYIPTFYATKQMAKQGSGNIINFGSIYGVQAPDFTVYDGTGMTSPVEYAAIKGAIINLTRYLASYLGPKGVRVNAVSPGGVFDEQDQTFVEAYERRTPLGRMATPEDIASAVVFLASDAAEYITGHNLVVDGGWTIS, encoded by the coding sequence ATGACAAACCGATTCGGGATTGAAAATAAATCGGTGGTGGTCACCGGTGGTGCGGGACTACTTGGGTCAGCGATTTGTACCGCGCTTGACGAGCAGGGTGGACATGTCGTCGTTGCAGATGTCGACCAGCGGCGAGCGGTCGCTGTCGCAGAAGACCTCAGCGATGCTCGAGCCGTCGAGGCCGATGTGACATCAGAAACGGACGTCGAGGCACTGATCGAGACCACGGTGGACGAGTTCGATGGACTCGATATACTCGTCAACGCTGCGTATCCCCGGAACGACCAGTACGGTCGAAGGTATGAGCAGGTCGATATAGACGACTGGCGAGAGAACGTCAATAATCATCTCGCAGGGTGTTACATTCCGACATTCTATGCAACAAAACAGATGGCCAAACAAGGGAGTGGGAATATAATAAATTTCGGCTCGATTTATGGCGTCCAAGCACCTGACTTCACGGTATACGATGGGACAGGGATGACCAGCCCTGTCGAGTATGCGGCCATCAAAGGTGCGATTATCAATCTAACCCGCTACCTCGCGTCTTATCTCGGCCCGAAAGGCGTTCGCGTCAACGCGGTGAGCCCGGGTGGTGTGTTCGACGAGCAAGATCAGACGTTCGTCGAGGCATACGAACGCCGTACACCTCTCGGTCGGATGGCGACGCCCGAAGACATCGCCAGTGCAGTGGTGTTCCTGGCATCCGACGCAGCGGAGTACATCACTGGGCACAACCTCGTCGTCGACGGTGGCTGGACTATCTCGTGA
- a CDS encoding glycosyltransferase family 2 protein, which produces MSIKKSKKVAADEPNASNGLDTTGTLSGDELLLSEASSQQPSLSVVMPTLNEEEGIAECIQRVKNALEELQIYGEIVVSDSSTDDTPLIAEEMGARVISPDKKGYGYAYLFAFRHVRGDIIAMGDADTTYDFEELPKLFELVDSGEADMAMGSRLNGEILPGSMPKLHKYVGNPFLTKFLNFFYGAGVSDAHSGMRVFTRSAYEEMELQTTGMEFASEMIMKAGEKDLVIKELPITYHPRKGEAELESFKDGWRHVRFMLANAPGYLFSAPGLILAVTGVITMAIAGLGVSINGGTFGINSMIAGSLFTLVGTQVACFGAFATVAGEPIRKAEDPITNFLTTHVDLEHGAVAGLVVFAVSAAYMALVGFGWTSSGLISPPVVVALTTLVLGIQLIFTSFFLGVLSE; this is translated from the coding sequence ATGTCCATAAAGAAATCTAAGAAGGTAGCCGCTGACGAGCCTAATGCCTCAAACGGTCTCGATACGACGGGAACGCTCAGCGGTGACGAATTACTGTTGTCTGAGGCGAGCTCTCAGCAACCGAGCCTCTCGGTAGTGATGCCGACGCTTAACGAGGAGGAGGGCATCGCCGAGTGTATTCAGCGGGTGAAGAACGCGCTCGAAGAGTTGCAGATTTACGGTGAAATCGTTGTTTCTGATTCTTCGACCGACGACACTCCACTCATCGCGGAGGAGATGGGGGCGAGAGTGATTTCCCCTGATAAGAAAGGCTACGGTTACGCCTACCTATTCGCATTCAGGCATGTACGTGGGGATATCATCGCGATGGGTGATGCAGACACGACATACGATTTCGAGGAACTCCCGAAACTCTTCGAACTGGTCGACTCGGGCGAAGCTGACATGGCGATGGGCTCGCGCTTAAATGGAGAAATCCTCCCTGGGTCGATGCCGAAACTTCACAAATACGTCGGGAACCCCTTCCTCACGAAATTCCTCAACTTCTTCTACGGTGCAGGGGTTTCAGACGCGCACTCGGGCATGCGAGTGTTCACCCGCAGTGCGTACGAAGAGATGGAATTACAGACCACTGGGATGGAATTCGCTTCAGAGATGATCATGAAGGCGGGCGAGAAGGACCTCGTTATCAAGGAGCTTCCGATAACGTATCACCCCCGAAAAGGTGAGGCGGAGTTAGAGTCGTTCAAGGACGGATGGCGACACGTTCGGTTCATGCTCGCTAACGCCCCTGGATACCTTTTTTCAGCGCCTGGGCTCATCCTTGCGGTGACTGGTGTGATTACCATGGCAATCGCGGGATTGGGTGTCTCGATTAACGGTGGCACGTTCGGCATCAATTCGATGATCGCGGGCAGTCTGTTCACGCTGGTCGGGACACAGGTTGCCTGTTTCGGAGCGTTCGCCACCGTTGCTGGAGAGCCGATTCGGAAGGCTGAGGACCCGATTACCAACTTCCTCACGACTCACGTCGACTTGGAACACGGGGCTGTGGCGGGTCTGGTCGTCTTCGCTGTCAGTGCTGCTTACATGGCACTGGTTGGGTTCGGGTGGACGTCGAGTGGGCTCATCAGTCCTCCAGTCGTCGTAGCACTGACCACGCTTGTCCTCGGAATCCAGCTCATCTTCACCTCCTTCTTCTTGGGTGTCCTTTCCGAGTAA